One stretch of Miscanthus floridulus cultivar M001 chromosome 18, ASM1932011v1, whole genome shotgun sequence DNA includes these proteins:
- the LOC136522976 gene encoding AP2-like ethylene-responsive transcription factor AIL5: protein MDMDMSSAYPHHCLSFSLSNNYHHGLLEAFSNSSATPLGDEQGAVEESPKMVEDFLGGVGGTGAPPPVADAEDHQLVCGELGSITAGFLRHYPAPGTVENPGAVTVAGMSTDVAENDQARRPAETFGQRTSIYRGVTRHRWTGRYEAHLWDNSCRREGQSRKGRQVYLGGYDKEEKAARAYDLAALKYWGATTTTNFPVSNYEKELEEMKSMTRQEFIASLRRKSSGFSRGASIYRGVTRHHQHGRWQARIGRVAGNKDLYLGTFSTQEEAAEAYDIAAIKFRGLNTVTNFDMSRYDVDSILNSDLPVGGGATGRASKFPLDSLQPGSAAAIIAGAAASQGMPPSEKDYWSLLALHYQQQQQQLPAAAYEAYGSGVNVDFTMGTSSHSSSNTGSGVMWGATTGAMGQQDSSSSKQGNGYASNIPYAAAMVSGSAGYEGSTGNNGTWVTSSTSTAPQYYNYLFGME from the exons ATGGACATGGACATGAGCTCAGCTTATCCCCACCATtgtctctccttctccctctccaaCAACTACCACCATGGCCTTCTTGAGGccttctccaactcctccgcTACTCCACTCG GAGACGAGCAGGGTGCAGTGGAGGAGTCCCCGAAGATGGTGGAGGACTTCCTCGGCGGCGTCGGTGGCACGGGCGCCCCACCGCCAGTGGCGGATGCAGAGGATCACCAGCTTGTCTGCGGCGAGCTGGGCAGCATCACAGCCGGGTTCTTGCGCCACTACCCGGCGCCTGGGACGGTGGAGAACCCCGGCGCGGTGACCGTGGCCGGGATGTCGACGGACGTGGCGGAGAACGACCAGGCGAGGCGTCCCGCCGAGACGTTCGGGCAGCGCACATCAATCTACCGTGGTGTCACCAG GCACCGGTGGACAGGGAGATATGAGGCGCACCTGTGGGACAACAGCTGCCGCCGGGAAGGCCAGAGCCGCAAAGGCCGCCAAG TCTACTTAG GAGGCTATGATAAGGAGGAGAAGGCTGCTAGAGCTTATGACCTCGCCGCACTCAAGTACTGGGGTGCTACAACCACGACCAACTTCCCG GTGTCCAACTACGAgaaggagctggaggagatgaagtcgATGACGCGGCAGGAGTTCATCGCGTCGTTGCGCAG GAAGAGCAGCGGCTTCTCACGAGGCGCCTCCATCTACAGAGGAGTCACAAG GCATCATCAGCATGGCCGGTGGCAGGCGAGGATCGGCAGGGTGGCCGGAAACAAGGACCTCTACTTGGGCACGTTCA GTACTCAGGAGGAGGCAGCGGAGGCGTACGACATTGCTGCGATCAAGTTCCGCGGCCTCAACACCGTGACCAACTTCGACATGAGCCGCTACGACGTCGACAGCATCCTCAACAGTGACCTCCCGGTCGGGGGCGGAGCGACCGGGCGCGCCTCCAAGTTCCCATTGGACTCGCTGCAGCCAGGGAGCGCTGCTGCAATAATCGCCGGGGCTGCCGCGTCACAGGGCATGCCGCCGTCCGAGAAGGACTACTGGTCTCTGCTCGCCCTGCActaccagcagcagcaacagcagcttcCGGCTGCTGCTTACGAGGCTTACGGCTCCGGCGTGAACGTGGACTTCACGATGGGCACCagcagccacagcagcagcaacaccgGCAGCGGCGTCATGTGGGGAGCCACCACTGGTGCAATGGGGCAGcaagacagcagcagcagcaagcaggGCAACGGCTATGCCAGTAACATTCCTTATGCTGCTGCTATGGTTTCTGGATCAGCTGGCTACGAGGGCTCCACCGGCAACAATGGAACCTGGGTTACCAGTAGCACCAGCACGGCTCCCCAGTACTACAACTACCTGTTCGGGATGGAGTAG